A single region of the Acidobacteriota bacterium genome encodes:
- a CDS encoding c-type cytochrome — MTGTIIKRVVTLTTLGLIIAFSINHKSSANSQNSEAQDPQAIWAAVVKNINQSQGQPAASTEKPAEQEYKNIQALKGMPAWQLEQVMHLFNGSLGVRCDFCHVRTGDKWEWDKDDKQAKKVARKMIQMTLDINKTSFNNRPEVSCYTCHQGHEHPANPPALPVAVVAVQPPAARPAPNAQPTPGTQPTPGATPAGMPTPDQILQKYVEAVGGKAAIEKVQSRQMKGTYTRQGGQPLPYEVLQTPGKLLLTVTTPQGTNVRGFNGTTGWSQQGNQTHEMEKGELTMMKDWLDAFDALKIKEPYPRFAFRGKDKIGANEVYVLTGATPDRRRLRLYFDIKTGLLLRKQILANTPVGTDPTQIDFADYKKVDGVMLPMTISVYYAEFAFSGARQFKEIKQNVPVADTKFEMPKP, encoded by the coding sequence ATGACCGGAACCATCATCAAGCGGGTCGTCACTTTGACGACGCTTGGTTTAATAATCGCTTTTTCAATCAACCATAAAAGCAGCGCCAACTCGCAAAATTCGGAAGCGCAAGACCCGCAAGCCATCTGGGCTGCGGTCGTGAAAAATATCAACCAATCGCAAGGTCAACCCGCTGCATCAACTGAAAAACCTGCCGAACAGGAATACAAAAATATTCAAGCCTTAAAGGGGATGCCCGCCTGGCAATTGGAACAGGTGATGCACCTGTTCAACGGTTCGCTCGGTGTTCGCTGTGATTTTTGCCACGTTCGCACGGGCGATAAATGGGAATGGGATAAAGATGACAAGCAAGCCAAAAAGGTCGCGCGCAAGATGATTCAAATGACCCTCGACATCAATAAAACCAGTTTCAACAACCGCCCGGAAGTCAGTTGTTATACCTGTCATCAAGGTCACGAACACCCCGCCAATCCGCCTGCCTTGCCCGTTGCCGTCGTCGCTGTGCAACCGCCTGCTGCACGACCTGCGCCCAATGCTCAGCCTACGCCCGGAACTCAACCGACGCCCGGCGCGACGCCTGCGGGAATGCCGACGCCCGATCAAATTTTGCAAAAATATGTCGAAGCCGTAGGCGGCAAAGCGGCGATTGAAAAAGTGCAATCCCGCCAGATGAAAGGCACCTATACGCGACAAGGCGGACAGCCCTTGCCATATGAAGTTTTGCAAACGCCGGGCAAATTGCTGCTCACGGTCACCACGCCGCAGGGCACAAATGTGCGCGGTTTTAATGGCACGACGGGTTGGAGTCAACAAGGCAATCAGACACATGAAATGGAGAAGGGCGAACTCACGATGATGAAAGACTGGCTTGACGCTTTCGATGCGTTGAAAATCAAAGAGCCTTATCCGCGTTTCGCTTTCCGGGGCAAAGATAAAATCGGCGCAAACGAAGTCTATGTGCTGACCGGCGCGACGCCCGACCGTCGCCGCCTGCGACTCTATTTCGACATTAAAACCGGATTGTTGTTGCGCAAACAGATTCTGGCGAACACCCCGGTGGGCACTGACCCGACACAGATTGATTTTGCCGATTATAAAAAAGTTGATGGAGTGATGTTACCGATGACCATCAGCGTCTATTACGCCGAGTTTGCGTTTTCCGGCGCTCGTCAGTTCAAAGAGATCAAGCAGAATGTTCCGGTCGCCGATACGAAATTTGAGATGCCGAAACCATAG
- the hemN gene encoding oxygen-independent coproporphyrinogen III oxidase, translated as MNENLELTIAGTCLTLSPETLIKYDQPGPRYTSYPTAPEWDDNFNAGDYRQVLKQANEKPQPTPLSLYFHLPFCESLCLYCGCNVVINKNHEVAVPYIESLKREIDLISQEVALTRPVEQLHWGGGTPTYLSPAQIEILYSHIASHFSISDNAEISIEVDPRVTTAEHFRALRRVGFNRLSLGIQDFNPLVQKTIHRIQPYEETRQLFDYARELGFESINVDLIYGLPHQTQESFTDTIDKIIEMNPDRIAVFSYAHVPWMKKQQGSFAKFLPTGFEKFRIFAEAIAKFSEAGYRYIGLDHFARPDDEISAAQDDRTLHRNFQGYTTKAGCDLYAMGVSSISGFADAYAQNWRDLPHYYDAINRHELPTMRGVRVTEEDKLRRSVINRILCHCKVVKSEVEGDFNIRFDDFFASELAELEALTVDNLVRLTADEIIIEPLGRIFLRNVAMVFDAYLQRAEASKRKVFSRTL; from the coding sequence ATGAACGAGAATTTAGAATTAACCATTGCGGGCACCTGTTTAACCCTTTCACCTGAAACCTTAATCAAATATGACCAGCCGGGTCCGCGTTATACGAGTTACCCGACCGCACCCGAATGGGACGATAATTTCAACGCCGGAGATTATCGGCAAGTCTTAAAACAGGCTAACGAAAAACCGCAGCCCACGCCTTTGTCTTTATATTTTCATCTGCCGTTTTGCGAATCGCTTTGTCTCTATTGCGGCTGCAATGTCGTGATTAATAAAAATCATGAAGTCGCGGTGCCTTACATCGAAAGCCTCAAACGCGAGATTGATTTAATCTCTCAAGAGGTCGCTTTGACGCGCCCGGTTGAACAATTGCACTGGGGCGGCGGCACGCCGACTTATCTGTCACCCGCACAAATCGAAATTCTCTATTCGCATATCGCTTCGCATTTTTCGATTTCGGACAATGCGGAAATCAGCATCGAGGTTGACCCGCGCGTCACCACCGCCGAACACTTTCGCGCGCTGCGACGTGTGGGATTCAACCGGCTCAGTCTGGGCATTCAGGATTTCAATCCGCTGGTGCAAAAAACCATTCATCGCATTCAACCTTATGAAGAGACGCGCCAGCTTTTCGATTACGCCCGCGAACTCGGATTCGAGAGCATCAACGTTGATTTGATTTACGGCTTGCCGCACCAGACGCAGGAAAGTTTCACGGATACGATTGATAAAATTATCGAGATGAATCCCGACCGCATCGCGGTATTCAGTTATGCGCATGTGCCGTGGATGAAAAAACAACAAGGCAGTTTTGCAAAATTCTTGCCCACGGGGTTTGAAAAATTCCGCATCTTCGCCGAGGCAATCGCTAAATTCAGCGAAGCCGGTTACCGCTACATTGGACTCGACCACTTCGCCCGTCCCGATGATGAAATCTCGGCGGCGCAAGACGACCGCACCCTGCATCGGAATTTTCAAGGATACACCACCAAAGCCGGTTGCGATTTGTATGCGATGGGGGTGAGTTCGATCAGCGGTTTTGCCGATGCTTACGCGCAAAACTGGCGCGATTTGCCGCACTATTACGATGCCATCAATCGCCACGAACTTCCGACCATGCGCGGCGTTCGGGTCACTGAAGAAGACAAATTACGCCGTTCGGTCATCAATCGCATTCTCTGCCATTGCAAAGTCGTAAAAAGCGAAGTCGAAGGCGATTTCAATATTCGCTTCGATGATTTTTTTGCCAGTGAACTTGCCGAACTCGAAGCCCTCACAGTCGATAACCTGGTTCGACTGACCGCTGATGAAATTATTATTGAACCGCTCGGTCGCATCTTTTTGCGCAATGTGGCGATGGTTTTTGACGCTTATTTGCAACGCGCTGAAGCGAGCAAACGAAAAGTTTTTTCGCGAACCCTTTAA
- a CDS encoding DUF5131 family protein, giving the protein MSSDERKFYNQQVSDKQKPERLINLNVIEPKSVLNVSAMGGFTLNPYAGCTVGCAYCYVPHMRHKQLEARKWGGYVDVKSGAVELLDRQLAKLKKPTKVFMSTATDPYQPVEAQYKITRRMLEIFARHPQHALFILTKQPLVERDVDILVRLPRVAVGMSFSVMTDGLARLLEPWAPVTSERLAIIKRLTSHGIATYFLWAPVIVPAPMTEAFVVDSVGAIIETGTGALSLDTLNYRSKQSPGFFRRLRRENHAPASDAQVKLLRAEVDRQGLGHRLASVEPATDEDRAPMLPF; this is encoded by the coding sequence ATGTCATCAGATGAGCGCAAATTTTATAATCAGCAGGTGAGCGATAAACAAAAGCCTGAGCGGTTAATCAACCTCAATGTCATCGAGCCGAAATCGGTGCTCAACGTTTCGGCAATGGGCGGCTTTACGCTCAACCCTTATGCCGGTTGTACGGTGGGCTGCGCCTATTGCTACGTTCCGCATATGCGTCACAAACAACTGGAAGCGAGAAAATGGGGAGGCTATGTTGATGTCAAATCCGGCGCAGTCGAACTGCTCGACCGGCAACTCGCAAAATTAAAAAAGCCGACGAAGGTTTTTATGTCAACCGCGACCGACCCTTACCAGCCGGTTGAAGCGCAATACAAAATCACCAGACGAATGCTCGAAATTTTCGCGCGCCATCCGCAACACGCGTTATTTATTTTAACCAAGCAACCGCTGGTTGAACGCGATGTCGATATTCTTGTGCGACTTCCGCGTGTGGCGGTCGGCATGAGCTTTTCGGTGATGACTGACGGGCTTGCGCGACTCCTTGAACCGTGGGCACCGGTGACCAGCGAACGACTGGCAATCATCAAGCGTTTAACCAGTCACGGCATTGCAACTTATTTTCTCTGGGCGCCGGTGATTGTGCCTGCGCCAATGACCGAAGCGTTTGTGGTTGATTCGGTTGGAGCAATCATTGAGACCGGCACCGGCGCACTCTCACTCGATACTTTGAATTACCGCTCGAAACAATCCCCTGGTTTTTTTCGCAGACTGCGTCGCGAAAACCACGCGCCTGCAAGTGACGCGCAGGTTAAATTGCTTCGCGCTGAAGTCGACCGTCAAGGGCTTGGTCACAGGTTGGCGTCGGTTGAACCCGCAACCGATGAAGACCGGGCACCGATGTTACCGTTTTAA
- a CDS encoding FAD-dependent oxidoreductase — protein sequence MKTTPHPKSRIVILGGGFAGVYTASFLENHLGHRDDFEIILINKENYFVFQPMLPEVISGTIGMLDTVSPIRRLLPKTNLHVRDVEAIDLAKQTITISPGFKPHSHVIEYDHLVIALGNVTDFRGLRGLPEHALPFKNLADAVFLRNHVIRALDEAAVEQDDMELRKQLLTFVVAGGGFSGVEVCAELNDFVRDVAKNYRTIRPEEIRVILVHSQARILPEVSEKLALFAQNILMKRGVELRLKSRLEAATGEAAILKGGEKIPTRTLVSTIPSSPHPLVENLDLPKEKGKLLVDEFLQVQNTNNVWALGDCALVPAPDGGFSPPTAQHAIRQAKALAQNLMAKIRGGKPGKFAFKGLGKMGALGHRSAVAEIFGINISGFFAWWMWRTIYLMKIPGWGRRLKIVTSWTLDLFLPPELIQLKLMQSAGLLQEHFEPGQTVFHQGDLGDRMYIILSGAAEVVRQEQSKEIRLAEIRAGQYFGEMALVEKTSRNATVRCLEAMNTLSIPKGEFSMLAAHLPELRASVEKISRLRQQENREQLNQEAIEEGEMSEVA from the coding sequence ATGAAGACCACACCACACCCTAAATCACGTATCGTCATTCTCGGCGGCGGCTTTGCAGGCGTTTATACCGCAAGTTTTCTGGAAAACCATTTAGGTCATCGAGACGATTTTGAAATCATTTTAATCAACAAAGAAAATTATTTTGTCTTTCAACCGATGCTCCCTGAAGTCATTTCAGGAACCATCGGTATGCTCGATACGGTCAGCCCCATTCGTCGCCTCTTGCCGAAAACCAACCTCCATGTTCGTGATGTCGAAGCCATCGATTTAGCGAAGCAAACCATCACCATTAGCCCCGGTTTCAAACCGCATTCCCACGTCATCGAATATGACCACCTGGTGATTGCGCTCGGTAATGTCACAGATTTTCGCGGGCTGAGAGGGCTGCCCGAACATGCCTTGCCGTTTAAAAATCTCGCCGATGCAGTCTTTCTGCGCAATCACGTCATCCGCGCTTTGGATGAAGCAGCAGTTGAACAGGACGATATGGAGTTACGCAAACAACTGCTGACTTTCGTGGTCGCGGGTGGCGGCTTTTCCGGTGTAGAGGTTTGCGCTGAACTCAATGATTTTGTCCGCGATGTTGCCAAAAACTATCGCACCATCCGCCCCGAAGAAATCCGCGTCATTCTGGTACATTCGCAAGCGCGCATCCTGCCGGAAGTCTCGGAAAAACTTGCGCTGTTCGCTCAAAATATTTTAATGAAACGCGGAGTCGAGTTGCGCTTGAAATCCCGGCTCGAAGCCGCAACCGGCGAAGCGGCGATTTTAAAAGGCGGCGAAAAAATCCCCACGCGCACCCTGGTTTCAACGATTCCGAGTTCGCCGCACCCGCTGGTTGAAAACCTTGATTTGCCTAAAGAAAAAGGCAAACTTCTGGTTGATGAATTTCTGCAAGTGCAAAACACAAATAATGTCTGGGCGCTTGGCGATTGCGCTTTAGTGCCCGCGCCTGATGGCGGTTTCAGTCCGCCAACCGCGCAACATGCAATCCGTCAGGCAAAAGCCTTAGCGCAAAATCTCATGGCTAAAATTCGCGGCGGCAAGCCAGGCAAATTCGCTTTCAAAGGTCTTGGTAAAATGGGGGCGCTCGGACATCGCTCGGCAGTCGCGGAAATTTTCGGCATCAATATCTCAGGGTTTTTCGCCTGGTGGATGTGGCGCACGATTTACCTGATGAAGATTCCCGGCTGGGGCAGGCGTTTGAAAATCGTCACGTCGTGGACGCTTGATTTATTTTTACCGCCCGAACTCATTCAACTCAAACTCATGCAATCTGCGGGTTTATTGCAGGAACATTTCGAGCCAGGGCAAACGGTTTTTCATCAAGGCGATTTGGGCGACAGGATGTACATCATCTTGAGCGGGGCTGCCGAAGTGGTGCGCCAGGAACAGAGTAAAGAAATTCGCCTGGCAGAAATTCGCGCCGGTCAGTATTTCGGCGAGATGGCGCTGGTTGAAAAAACCTCGCGCAACGCTACAGTGCGCTGCCTTGAAGCGATGAATACCTTGAGCATTCCCAAAGGCGAATTTTCGATGCTTGCCGCGCACCTGCCGGAGCTTCGCGCCAGCGTCGAAAAAATTTCCCGCCTGCGTCAACAGGAAAATCGCGAACAATTGAATCAAGAGGCAATCGAAGAAGGAGAAATGAGTGAAGTGGCGTGA
- a CDS encoding protein kinase, with amino-acid sequence MNCPRCNNLLADNAKFCPQCGLAITGEFNAPTVIAANDNLNATQSAQTLIVPMTSAPPADPLIGRVIEGKYEILAKLGEGGMGTVYRTKRLRIGDNVAIKILHQKFVTESGALERFRREAQAAAMIHHPNVVAIYDAGEEPENGIPAFIVMELVSGEPLRDILSRERFLPYPRAVALMQQACAGIGAAHRQRIVHRDIKPDNFIVLPPHDEGESETLKVLDFGIAKLRDMVGNATLTQTGIVMGTPYYMSPEQCKGESLDSRSDVYSLGATLYEMLAGTPPFTANTPTGIVAKHLTEAPPPFAQGLNIPPALEAVIQRALAKHPDARQADASAFAREMQAAVATGTLPPVYSTPAGGTAGWGSANMPSGAVAYPNTQPQNFAVMTNQATMAQTGGQGYQTIQQPAGNKKLIINLVALLVFLAAAGVALWWVFKPKPEINPTPNSNAGSTVDTAKSGNSASQRDVINPSDINSTANKNGAINPANKNAGNTNASTKPPGELPTVDDTQPDVGPPPLTPFSGNVSVAEKKILEGAALNSADIEGISAPKLRLLRNTVYARHGRRFESADLQKYFNSKDWYEPRDDYQDSRLTANDRKNVDLLVAAEKGRR; translated from the coding sequence ATGAACTGTCCGCGCTGCAATAACCTGCTTGCCGATAACGCTAAATTCTGTCCGCAGTGCGGGCTTGCCATCACCGGCGAATTCAACGCGCCAACGGTTATTGCTGCCAATGACAATTTAAATGCCACTCAAAGTGCCCAAACTCTGATTGTGCCGATGACATCTGCGCCGCCCGCTGACCCATTGATTGGGCGCGTCATCGAAGGCAAATATGAAATCCTCGCGAAACTCGGCGAAGGCGGCATGGGAACGGTTTATCGCACCAAACGTTTGAGAATCGGCGATAACGTGGCGATCAAAATTCTTCATCAGAAATTCGTTACCGAAAGCGGCGCGCTGGAACGCTTTCGCCGCGAAGCGCAAGCCGCCGCCATGATTCATCATCCGAACGTCGTAGCGATTTATGATGCGGGCGAAGAACCGGAAAACGGCATTCCGGCATTCATCGTCATGGAGTTGGTTTCGGGCGAACCCCTGCGCGATATTTTATCGCGTGAGCGGTTTCTGCCTTACCCGCGCGCCGTGGCGTTGATGCAACAGGCTTGCGCGGGCATCGGCGCAGCGCACCGGCAAAGGATTGTCCATCGCGACATCAAACCCGATAACTTTATTGTGTTGCCGCCGCACGACGAAGGCGAAAGCGAAACCCTTAAAGTTCTGGATTTCGGCATTGCCAAACTTCGCGATATGGTCGGCAATGCGACGCTCACGCAAACCGGCATCGTCATGGGCACGCCCTATTATATGTCGCCCGAACAGTGCAAAGGCGAATCGCTCGATTCGCGCTCGGATGTCTACAGCCTTGGCGCAACCCTCTATGAAATGCTTGCCGGGACGCCGCCATTTACTGCCAACACGCCGACCGGCATTGTCGCCAAACACTTGACCGAAGCGCCGCCGCCTTTCGCACAGGGGTTGAATATTCCACCGGCGCTCGAAGCGGTCATTCAACGCGCGCTTGCCAAACACCCGGATGCCCGACAAGCGGACGCCAGCGCCTTTGCCCGCGAAATGCAGGCGGCAGTTGCAACCGGAACTCTTCCGCCGGTCTATTCAACGCCTGCGGGTGGAACCGCCGGGTGGGGCAGCGCCAATATGCCATCGGGAGCAGTCGCGTATCCTAACACCCAACCGCAAAATTTCGCGGTGATGACCAATCAGGCGACGATGGCGCAAACCGGCGGGCAAGGCTATCAGACGATTCAACAACCGGCAGGGAATAAAAAACTCATCATCAATCTGGTTGCGCTGCTGGTTTTTTTAGCGGCAGCCGGTGTGGCATTGTGGTGGGTTTTTAAACCGAAACCCGAAATCAATCCAACGCCAAACAGCAATGCAGGTTCAACAGTTGATACGGCGAAATCGGGCAACTCTGCTTCGCAAAGAGATGTGATTAATCCGTCGGATATTAATTCGACGGCGAATAAAAACGGCGCAATCAATCCAGCGAATAAAAACGCGGGAAATACCAATGCCTCGACCAAACCGCCAGGCGAGTTGCCGACGGTCGATGACACGCAACCCGATGTCGGTCCGCCGCCGCTGACGCCGTTTAGCGGCAATGTCAGCGTGGCGGAGAAAAAAATTCTGGAGGGGGCGGCGTTAAACAGCGCGGACATCGAAGGCATCTCAGCGCCGAAATTGCGCTTGCTCAGAAACACCGTCTATGCGCGGCACGGACGCCGCTTTGAATCAGCCGATTTGCAGAAATATTTCAATTCAAAAGACTGGTACGAACCGCGTGACGATTATCAGGATTCGAGGCTCACGGCAAACGACCGCAAGAATGTTGATTTATTAGTTGCCGCCGAAAAAGGTCGTCGATAA
- a CDS encoding Gfo/Idh/MocA family oxidoreductase codes for MTAKKRLGVGFIGSGFITRFHIQSFQAVRDADVLGIWSPNAAHAEDAAALARKLRVGEAQAYPSIEAMVASPDIDCLWMCGPNHKRIENMEAITNALQSGKGELLGIACEKPLARNVAEAKRMVELVEKAGVLHGYLEDQLFSPGIQRGREIIWARGAALTGRPYLARAAEEHSGPHMPWFWQGELQGGGVLNDMMCHSVEVARFMLTRPGAPRASVQPKKVSAQIASLKWSRPEYAKILQETMGKEVDYRNKPAEDFARATIQYEDEAGTPLIAEVTTSWSYVGAGLRLSMELLGPEYSLSMSSLDSGLKLFLSRKVTGAVGEDLVEKQNAEQGLMPVVGNEAAEYGYENENRYFIECFLDGRMPEENFHDGLEVTELLMTAYMSAEQERTIDFRPQDLDSYIPPVARGAWKG; via the coding sequence ATGACTGCAAAAAAACGTCTGGGCGTAGGATTTATCGGTAGCGGGTTTATTACGCGCTTTCATATTCAATCATTTCAAGCGGTGCGCGACGCCGATGTTTTAGGCATTTGGAGTCCGAACGCCGCCCATGCCGAAGATGCCGCCGCCCTTGCGCGTAAACTCCGCGTCGGCGAAGCGCAAGCTTATCCCTCAATCGAAGCAATGGTGGCTTCCCCGGATATTGATTGCCTCTGGATGTGCGGGCCCAATCATAAACGCATCGAAAATATGGAAGCCATCACTAACGCCTTGCAATCGGGCAAAGGCGAACTCCTTGGCATTGCCTGCGAAAAGCCTCTGGCGCGCAACGTCGCCGAAGCCAAACGCATGGTTGAACTGGTCGAAAAAGCCGGCGTCCTGCACGGCTACCTCGAAGACCAACTCTTTTCGCCGGGGATTCAACGCGGCAGAGAAATCATCTGGGCGCGCGGCGCGGCGCTCACCGGAAGACCTTACCTGGCGCGCGCCGCCGAAGAACATAGCGGGCCGCATATGCCCTGGTTCTGGCAAGGCGAACTGCAAGGCGGCGGCGTTCTCAACGATATGATGTGCCATTCGGTCGAAGTCGCGCGTTTTATGCTCACCCGACCGGGCGCGCCGCGTGCAAGCGTGCAACCCAAAAAAGTGTCTGCGCAAATCGCTTCGCTGAAATGGTCGCGTCCCGAATACGCAAAGATTTTGCAGGAGACTATGGGCAAGGAAGTCGATTATCGCAACAAACCCGCAGAAGATTTCGCCCGCGCCACCATTCAATACGAAGACGAAGCGGGAACGCCGCTGATTGCCGAAGTCACAACTTCGTGGAGTTATGTCGGCGCGGGACTCAGACTCAGCATGGAACTTCTGGGTCCTGAATATTCGCTGTCGATGAGTTCGCTCGATAGCGGACTCAAACTGTTTTTAAGTCGCAAAGTGACCGGCGCGGTCGGCGAAGACCTGGTTGAAAAACAGAATGCCGAACAGGGGTTGATGCCTGTTGTCGGTAATGAAGCGGCAGAATACGGCTACGAAAACGAGAACCGTTATTTCATCGAATGTTTCCTCGATGGTCGTATGCCCGAAGAGAATTTTCACGATGGCTTGGAAGTCACTGAACTTTTAATGACCGCCTATATGAGCGCCGAACAGGAACGCACCATTGATTTTCGCCCGCAAGATTTGGATTCCTATATCCCGCCGGTGGCGCGCGGCGCGTGGAAAGGATGA
- the cas5 gene encoding type I-MYXAN CRISPR-associated protein Cas5/Cmx5/DevS encodes MKPVFLSIETPIASFRMPYAREFAESYEIPPPATVYGMLLSLVGEENRYKHIGVRIAIARPDEYPKPERSVVLRTFRRVKKKPISDPTNARPDFQEVLTGIYLGVWVDSSNEANKELRLTERLIAAFTHPQEVNRFGGLSLGESRDLIDSVSLLIDFPNEPNNPFRFGAACHWLMRKEYGSLTMPYWVDHVGSIKTLWESYQLVSGSIEKPHNEYWTEIKNNR; translated from the coding sequence ATGAAGCCTGTCTTTCTATCAATTGAAACACCGATAGCTTCATTTCGTATGCCCTATGCTCGTGAGTTTGCCGAATCATACGAGATTCCGCCTCCTGCAACGGTTTATGGAATGTTGCTTTCGTTAGTGGGGGAAGAAAATCGCTACAAACATATAGGAGTGCGAATAGCCATTGCACGCCCTGATGAATATCCTAAACCTGAGCGATCAGTGGTGCTACGAACATTTCGCAGAGTTAAGAAGAAACCCATCAGCGACCCAACAAATGCGCGACCTGATTTTCAAGAGGTGCTAACGGGAATTTATTTGGGCGTTTGGGTTGATTCAAGCAATGAAGCCAACAAGGAGTTAAGACTTACGGAACGCTTGATAGCTGCATTCACTCACCCCCAAGAAGTCAATCGTTTTGGCGGTCTCAGCTTAGGCGAAAGCCGAGACCTGATTGATTCAGTTTCATTGCTCATTGATTTTCCAAACGAGCCAAATAATCCTTTTCGATTCGGAGCAGCTTGTCATTGGTTGATGCGAAAAGAATATGGTTCCTTGACGATGCCTTATTGGGTTGATCATGTGGGATCAATAAAAACTCTGTGGGAATCTTATCAACTCGTAAGTGGGAGCATAGAGAAACCGCACAATGAATATTGGACTGAAATTAAAAACAATCGTTGA
- a CDS encoding DevR family CRISPR-associated autoregulator has protein sequence MTRHLFGAVLTSNGTAANNRGENEGNITTLQKLLWQGELHTTVSAEAIRWAMRYYWQQRAKDEKDDLATNRCWDDNANAHTWRDENWQGWNSPDGRRFIDDDVLGYMRAEAAKEEGSETESEAKEAKGKGKKKPGTINNRRGVLELTRAVSTTPFVGDLTFNSKSGSRSSTSLYATEVHATRYQYGFALTPSRLHIASRAIHVLDAICNLGEVAGNHSRFLYDFSPESIVLRWTHDFAPRLLYCFDTPSAETVDALKLLQRVEAGDIDAKELIIGGYLANTETGTKLKQFGAETHSGVKVAVDAMIERLRGELL, from the coding sequence GACATCTGTTTGGAGCAGTTTTAACGAGCAACGGCACAGCCGCAAATAATCGCGGCGAAAATGAAGGTAACATAACAACGCTACAGAAACTATTGTGGCAAGGCGAACTTCACACAACCGTTTCTGCTGAAGCAATACGTTGGGCGATGCGTTACTACTGGCAGCAACGCGCAAAGGATGAAAAAGACGATTTGGCAACAAATCGTTGCTGGGATGACAATGCCAATGCCCACACTTGGCGCGATGAAAACTGGCAAGGCTGGAACTCACCTGATGGAAGACGTTTTATTGATGATGATGTTTTAGGTTATATGCGAGCCGAAGCTGCCAAAGAAGAAGGCAGTGAAACAGAAAGTGAAGCAAAAGAAGCTAAAGGAAAAGGCAAGAAAAAGCCTGGTACGATAAACAATCGTCGTGGAGTTCTAGAGTTGACCCGCGCAGTCTCAACCACTCCGTTTGTTGGTGACTTAACTTTTAACTCTAAGAGTGGTTCAAGAAGCTCGACATCGCTCTATGCAACAGAGGTACACGCTACGCGCTATCAATATGGCTTTGCACTAACACCTTCACGTTTGCATATTGCATCACGGGCAATTCATGTCCTTGACGCAATCTGTAATCTTGGTGAAGTCGCCGGAAACCACAGCCGCTTTCTTTATGACTTTTCACCTGAATCAATAGTGTTGCGATGGACGCATGATTTCGCGCCGCGTCTGTTGTACTGCTTTGACACTCCGAGCGCTGAAACAGTTGATGCGCTTAAACTTTTACAGCGCGTTGAAGCAGGGGACATTGATGCAAAAGAGTTAATCATCGGCGGTTATTTAGCAAACACAGAAACAGGCACAAAGTTAAAGCAGTTTGGCGCAGAAACGCATTCGGGTGTAAAGGTTGCTGTTGATGCGATGATCGAACGATTGCGAGGAGAATTGTTATGA